A section of the Dermacoccus nishinomiyaensis genome encodes:
- a CDS encoding HEAT repeat domain-containing protein: MTPEQYAANIARALDVQDQSVRLQAAMAAGTHPHPDLLETLVRRCGVEPDFFVRETLAWALTRLPADDVLPRVQHELASKNIQARTQALHVLSKVGDERAWPWITPEFLHDADDDLARTAWRAAAALAPESQHGSLADELVKEFGRGDAGTQMALSVALLGLGDAAVPAVRSAIRSQDAAVTEHARATDLLRTRPELAFDGAVEEAKRIVALGGPGA, translated from the coding sequence ATGACGCCCGAGCAGTACGCCGCGAACATCGCCCGCGCCCTCGACGTGCAGGATCAGTCGGTGCGGTTGCAGGCCGCGATGGCGGCGGGCACACATCCGCATCCCGACCTGCTGGAGACGCTCGTGCGTCGCTGCGGCGTCGAGCCCGACTTCTTCGTCCGCGAGACCCTCGCCTGGGCGCTGACGCGCCTGCCGGCTGACGACGTCCTGCCGCGCGTTCAGCACGAGCTGGCGTCGAAGAACATCCAGGCGCGCACGCAGGCGTTGCACGTGCTGTCGAAGGTCGGCGACGAGCGCGCATGGCCCTGGATCACGCCCGAGTTCCTGCACGACGCCGACGACGATCTCGCCCGCACCGCCTGGCGCGCGGCCGCCGCACTGGCCCCGGAGAGTCAACATGGCTCTCTCGCTGACGAATTGGTCAAGGAGTTCGGCCGTGGTGACGCCGGCACGCAGATGGCGTTGAGCGTCGCATTGCTCGGTCTCGGCGACGCCGCCGTCCCAGCGGTCAGGTCGGCAATCCGGAGCCAAGACGCGGCCGTCACCGAACATGCTCGCGCGACCGACCTGCTGCGCACCCGCCCCGAGCTCGCGTTCGACGGCGCCGTCGAGGAAGCCAAGCGCATCGTTGCCCTCGGCGGGCCTGGGGCCTGA
- a CDS encoding universal stress protein codes for MIRYLVAWGGDARSGDALALGVDLARTFGASLDVVYVLHEESAFGVQHPGERAFRDRVEDQARTKLTAALAAVPDGVDAQVHVRRSTSVTRGILDAVDELGAALLVIGAGAGPGNRFVANPVAGALLHASSVPVAMAPRRYRRAERGPLDELVVAVGTRPGAQLVIDEAVAGASRVGLPMRLISLVDRDGRSRGAAKDEADAARTLLDELRAGLGSGSRPGDAGGGLAGADLDVRVDVGEGRTLKKAISRIDWAPRSALMVGSSRLAQRRQTFLGTTATRLLAHLPVPMIVVPRPE; via the coding sequence ATGATCCGCTACCTCGTCGCGTGGGGCGGCGACGCCCGATCCGGCGATGCGCTCGCGCTCGGCGTCGACCTCGCACGGACGTTCGGTGCGAGCCTCGACGTCGTGTACGTGCTGCACGAGGAGAGCGCCTTCGGCGTCCAGCATCCGGGTGAACGGGCCTTCCGTGATCGCGTCGAGGACCAGGCACGCACCAAGCTGACCGCAGCTCTCGCGGCGGTGCCCGATGGCGTGGACGCGCAGGTTCACGTGCGCCGCTCGACGTCGGTGACGCGCGGCATCCTCGACGCCGTCGACGAGCTGGGCGCGGCGTTGCTCGTCATCGGCGCCGGCGCGGGCCCGGGCAACCGGTTCGTCGCGAACCCCGTCGCGGGTGCGCTGCTGCACGCCTCGAGCGTGCCGGTCGCGATGGCGCCGCGACGCTACCGCCGCGCGGAACGGGGCCCGCTCGACGAACTCGTCGTCGCCGTCGGAACCCGCCCAGGCGCGCAACTCGTCATCGACGAGGCCGTCGCCGGCGCGTCCAGGGTCGGGTTGCCGATGCGGCTCATCTCGCTCGTCGATCGCGACGGTCGCAGCCGCGGCGCGGCGAAGGACGAGGCTGACGCCGCCCGCACGCTTCTCGACGAGCTGCGCGCGGGGCTGGGCTCTGGTTCTCGTCCTGGTGACGCGGGTGGCGGGCTCGCGGGGGCTGATCTCGACGTGCGCGTCGACGTCGGTGAGGGCCGCACACTGAAGAAGGCCATTAGCCGCATCGATTGGGCGCCCCGCAGCGCCCTCATGGTGGGCTCGTCGCGCCTGGCGCAGAGGCGTCAGACGTTCCTCGGCACGACGGCCACCCGGTTGCTCGCGCACCTGCCGGTGCCGATGATCGTCGTCCCTCGCCCCGAGTGA
- a CDS encoding SDR family NAD(P)-dependent oxidoreductase has protein sequence METSRSQSDHPVSSPNQNVSASSEKPLALVAGASRGLGFLVATALADAGHRVVLASRSADALAKAADTLVSHGHARSAVSTIVMDVSDRDGVARAVAQVEREHGPIDVAIHVAGVIEVGPAENTTHEHIEGAMNIMAWGPINLSDAVIPGMRERGRGRFGVVTSIGGLLSAPHLLAYSTAKFAAVGYTEGLAASLARTGVSATVIAPGLMRTGSHTAAQFYGNAQAEYAWFAPAASLPFVSMDATKAARRMVDGVLAGKPYVILTPAAKLGARVHGVMPGVTTRVMGLVGRALPGPVPGATTPVPGSKLAPKAGRFVKLLTTLGDRASRSNLEPEG, from the coding sequence AGAATGTATCGGCTTCGTCAGAGAAGCCCTTGGCACTCGTCGCGGGAGCCTCGCGCGGGCTGGGTTTTCTCGTCGCCACCGCCCTCGCCGACGCCGGGCACCGCGTCGTCCTCGCATCTCGCTCCGCCGACGCCCTGGCGAAGGCCGCCGACACGCTTGTCTCCCACGGCCACGCGCGCAGTGCCGTCTCGACGATCGTCATGGACGTGAGTGATCGCGACGGGGTGGCTCGAGCCGTCGCCCAGGTCGAGCGCGAGCACGGCCCGATCGACGTCGCCATCCACGTCGCCGGTGTCATAGAGGTCGGCCCGGCCGAGAACACGACGCACGAGCACATCGAAGGCGCGATGAACATCATGGCGTGGGGGCCGATCAACCTCTCCGACGCCGTCATCCCCGGCATGCGCGAACGCGGGCGCGGGCGCTTCGGCGTCGTCACCTCCATCGGCGGCCTGCTGAGCGCACCGCACCTGCTCGCCTACTCGACGGCGAAGTTCGCGGCCGTCGGCTACACCGAGGGCCTCGCCGCGTCGCTCGCCCGCACGGGCGTGAGCGCCACCGTCATCGCCCCGGGGTTGATGCGCACCGGTTCGCACACGGCCGCACAGTTCTACGGCAACGCGCAGGCCGAATACGCGTGGTTTGCGCCCGCCGCGTCGCTGCCGTTCGTCAGCATGGACGCGACGAAGGCCGCGCGACGCATGGTCGACGGCGTCCTCGCCGGCAAGCCGTACGTCATCCTCACGCCCGCCGCGAAGCTCGGCGCACGCGTCCACGGCGTCATGCCGGGCGTGACGACGCGCGTCATGGGCCTCGTCGGGCGTGCGCTGCCCGGGCCCGTTCCCGGTGCGACGACGCCTGTCCCCGGATCGAAGCTCGCACCGAAGGCCGGACGATTCGTCAAGCTCCTCACGACGCTCGGTGATCGCGCGTCGCGCAGCAACCTCGAACCCGAGGGTTGA
- a CDS encoding zinc-dependent alcohol dehydrogenase gives MRALTWQGQGKVSVEQVADPSIQEPTDAIVRVTSTAICGSDMHLYTVLAPFLTKGDILGHEFMGIVEEVGSGVTNLKPGDRVVVPFNISCGHCWMCNRGLFAQCETTQNVDQGTGASLFGFTSLYGAVPGGQADYVRVPHADFGPIKVPEAGEDERYLYLSDILPTAWQGVQWANVRPGDTLAVMGAGPVGQLAVASAQYLGIEDVIVVDRVPERLERMKARGARTINLDDLDGSQVSAVGDAVRDLTGGRGADGVVDAVGMEAHGNPVAAAGLSAVSKLPSAISEPLAKKAGIDRLAALHAAIDSVRRSGTVSVSGVYGGALDPMPMMQMFDKGIAMRMGQCHVKQWTDELRDVLVDADPFGVEQLATHRVGLDEAATMYDVFQKKQDGCQKVVLKP, from the coding sequence ATGCGAGCACTCACCTGGCAGGGCCAGGGCAAGGTCTCGGTCGAGCAGGTCGCCGACCCGAGCATCCAGGAGCCCACCGACGCGATCGTGCGCGTCACCTCGACCGCGATCTGCGGTTCGGACATGCACCTCTACACCGTCCTCGCGCCGTTCCTGACGAAGGGCGACATCCTCGGCCACGAGTTCATGGGCATCGTCGAGGAGGTCGGTTCGGGCGTCACGAACCTCAAGCCCGGCGACCGCGTCGTCGTGCCGTTCAACATCTCCTGCGGCCACTGCTGGATGTGCAACCGAGGCTTGTTCGCGCAGTGCGAGACGACGCAGAACGTCGACCAGGGCACCGGCGCGAGCCTGTTCGGCTTCACGAGCCTGTATGGTGCGGTGCCCGGCGGCCAGGCGGACTACGTCCGCGTGCCGCACGCCGATTTCGGCCCCATCAAGGTGCCCGAGGCCGGCGAGGACGAGCGCTACCTCTACCTGTCCGACATCCTGCCGACCGCGTGGCAGGGCGTGCAATGGGCGAACGTGCGCCCCGGCGACACGCTCGCCGTCATGGGCGCCGGCCCCGTCGGTCAGCTCGCCGTCGCGAGCGCGCAGTACCTGGGGATCGAGGACGTCATCGTCGTCGACCGCGTGCCGGAGCGCCTCGAGCGCATGAAGGCCCGCGGCGCCCGCACGATCAACCTCGACGACCTCGACGGCTCGCAGGTCAGCGCCGTCGGCGACGCGGTGCGCGACCTGACGGGCGGGCGCGGTGCGGACGGCGTCGTCGACGCCGTCGGCATGGAGGCACACGGCAACCCGGTTGCCGCTGCGGGCCTGTCGGCCGTGAGCAAGCTGCCGTCGGCGATCTCGGAGCCGCTCGCGAAGAAGGCCGGCATCGACCGTCTCGCCGCGCTGCACGCCGCGATCGACAGCGTCCGCCGCAGCGGCACCGTCTCCGTCTCCGGTGTCTACGGCGGCGCGCTCGACCCGATGCCGATGATGCAGATGTTCGACAAGGGCATCGCGATGCGCATGGGCCAGTGCCACGTCAAGCAGTGGACCGATGAGCTGCGCGACGTGCTCGTCGACGCCGACCCGTTCGGCGTCGAGCAGCTCGCGACGCACCGCGTCGGGCTCGACGAGGCGGCGACGATGTACGACGTGTTCCAGAAGAAGCAGGACGGTTGCCAGAAGGTAGTCCTCAAGCCCTGA
- a CDS encoding pyridoxamine 5'-phosphate oxidase family protein — protein MSAGTPKSDISQEQVVEIMRGERFVMLTSIAVDGALHSHPMTPQEVTDDADVWFFVGLGTEQAQALQSNPQVNLSFAHLGSWLSVAGRVEFVDDRAKVDELWGDDVAAWYDGGKDDPDLGLVRVVSESAQFWGQPGGKASALASIVKARVSGERPKGQSATTEL, from the coding sequence ATGTCTGCTGGAACCCCGAAGTCCGACATCTCGCAGGAGCAGGTCGTCGAGATCATGCGTGGTGAGCGCTTCGTCATGCTCACCTCGATCGCAGTCGACGGGGCCCTGCACAGCCACCCGATGACGCCGCAGGAGGTGACGGACGACGCCGACGTGTGGTTCTTCGTCGGCCTCGGCACCGAGCAGGCGCAGGCGCTGCAGAGCAACCCGCAGGTCAACCTGTCGTTCGCGCACCTCGGTTCGTGGCTGTCCGTCGCGGGACGCGTCGAGTTCGTCGACGACCGCGCCAAGGTCGACGAGCTGTGGGGCGACGACGTCGCCGCGTGGTACGACGGCGGCAAGGACGACCCGGACCTCGGTCTCGTCCGCGTCGTCAGCGAGTCCGCGCAGTTCTGGGGCCAGCCCGGCGGCAAGGCCTCCGCGCTCGCGAGCATCGTCAAGGCGCGCGTCAGCGGCGAGCGTCCGAAGGGCCAGAGCGCCACGACCGAGCTGTGA
- a CDS encoding alpha/beta hydrolase family protein — protein MGGNSTITAMDPYPEEFPDIKALGVLNVISGRTFIEKGAELAKMDPAERLDVRIRELTGFRLDEEMPRPHAHAVTVPTFMAQLKRDFLIHAEQDGQEIFDALGADDKELFWIEDSNQRFHAYNYFGDHPEELIAWFDAHMK, from the coding sequence ATGGGCGGCAACTCGACGATCACCGCGATGGACCCTTACCCCGAAGAGTTCCCCGACATCAAGGCACTCGGCGTGCTCAACGTCATCAGCGGCCGCACCTTCATCGAGAAAGGCGCCGAGCTCGCGAAGATGGACCCGGCCGAGCGTCTCGACGTCCGCATCCGTGAGCTGACCGGTTTCCGCCTCGACGAGGAGATGCCGCGCCCGCACGCGCACGCCGTGACGGTGCCGACGTTCATGGCGCAGCTGAAGCGCGACTTCCTCATCCACGCCGAGCAGGACGGGCAGGAGATCTTCGACGCCCTCGGCGCCGACGACAAGGAACTGTTCTGGATCGAGGACTCGAACCAGCGCTTCCACGCCTACAACTACTTCGGCGACCACCCGGAGGAGCTCATCGCGTGGTTCGACGCGCACATGAAGTGA
- a CDS encoding ubiquitin carboxyl-terminal hydrolase family protein — translation MNNHQIDVTAAPSGMGCVECEASGGWWGHLRRCALCGHGGCCDSRTTPRRATR, via the coding sequence ATGAACAACCACCAGATCGACGTCACCGCCGCCCCGAGCGGCATGGGCTGCGTCGAGTGCGAGGCGAGCGGCGGTTGGTGGGGGCACTTGCGTCGCTGCGCGCTGTGCGGGCATGGCGGCTGCTGCGACTCGCGCACGACGCCTCGACGGGCCACGCGTTGA